The nucleotide sequence GGCTCTGGGTCTTCCCCGAGCGGTCCGCCTCAAGGAACGACCCAAGGAACGACCGATGACTTCGACCTCCCTGGCCGCGCCCGTCGGCGCGGCCCATGCCGTGCCGTCCCGCGGTGGCCCGCTCGCCCGGGTGTGGCGCGGCCGTCCCGAGGACGCCCCCTGGGTCCGGCCCGCGTTCCTGGGCCTGCTCGCCGTGACCACCGTGCTGTACCTGTGGAACCTGAGCGCCTCCGGCTACGCCAACTCCTTCTACTCGGCCGCCGTCCAGGCGGGCGGCGAGAGCTGGAAGGCCTTCTTCTTCGGCTCGCTCGACGCGGCCAACGCCATCACCGTCGACAAGCCGCCCGCCGCCCTGTGGCCGATGGCCCTCTCCGTCCGCCTCTTCGGCCTCGGCTCCTCGCAGATCCTGGTGCCCGAGGTGCTCATGGGCGTGGGCACCGTCGCCGTGCTCTACGCGGCGGTACGGCGCCGGTTCGGCGCGGGCGCGGGTCTCGTCGCGGGCGTCGTCCTGGCGCTCACGCCCGTCGCAGCGCTGATGTTCCGGTTCAACAACCCGGACGCGCTGCTCGCCCTGCTCATGACGGTCGCCGTGTACTGCGTGCTGCGCGCCCTGGAGCAGGACCGGGGCGCGGCGAGGTGGCTCGTCCTGGCCGGTGTGGCCTTCGGGTTCGCGTTCCTCGCGAAGACGCTCCAGGCCTTTCTGATCCTGCCGCCGCTCGCCCTCGTGTACGTGGTGTGCGCGCCCGGCGGCCTCGGGCGGCGGCTCGGCCGGCTCGCCCTGGGCGGGCTCGCGATGCTCGTCTCGGCGGGCTGGTGGGTGGCCCTGGTCGAGCTGTGGCCGGCGTCCTCACGACCGTACGTCGGAGGCTCCCAGAACAACAGCTTCCTGGAGCTGACCTTCGGCTACAACGGCCTCGGCCGGATCAACGGCAACGAGACCGGCAGCGTCGGCGGGGGAGGCGGGGGCGGCGGCGGTGGCCGGTGGGGCGAGACCGGCATCGCCCGGATGTTCAACGACTCCATCGGCGGCCAGATCTCCTGGCTGCTGCCGGCCGCGCTGATCCTGCTCGTCGCGGGTCTCGTCGTCACCTGGCGGGCGCCCCGGACGGACACGGCACGCTCGGCGTTCCTGGTGTGGGGCGGCTCGCTGCTGATCACGCTCGCCGTGTTCAGCTTCATGGCCGGCATCTTCCACGAGTACTACACGGTGGCCCTCGCCCCGTACCTCGCGGCGCTGGTCGGCATGGGCGCGGCCGTGCTCTGGGAGGAGCGCACCCGGCTGCTCGCCTCGGCGGCCCTCGCGGTCACGGTGGGCGGGACGGCCTGGTGGGGCTGGACGCTTCTGGGGCGGACGCCGGAGTGGCTGCCGTGGCTGCGCTGGGCGGTGCTGGTCGCGGGCGCGGTGGCCGCGCTGGGGCTGCTGTTCGCGGGTCGGGTGGACCGGCGGATCGGCCTCGGGGTCGCGGGCCTCGGGCTGGCGGCGGGGCTCGCGGGCCCCTTCGCGTACACCCTGGCGACGCTGGACTCGGGCCATCAGGGCTCGATCGTCACGGCGGGTCCCGCGGGCGGCGCGATGGGCGGCCGGGGTCCCGGTGGCGGCATGCGGATGATGGAGGGCGGGGGCTTCCCCGGCGGCCCGGGCGGCCAGATGCCCGGCGGGCCCGGCGGTCCCGGTGGGCAGGCAGGCCGGCCAGGCCAGGGCGGCGGCCAGCCCCCCAACGGCCAGCTCCCCAACGACGGCCAAGGCCAGGGCCAGGCCCAAGGCCAAGGTCAGCCCCAGGGCCAGATGCCCGGCGGCACCCCGCCCCAGGGCATGACCCGCGGCGAGGGCTTCGGTGGCGGTGGCGGCGGCATGGGCGGGCTGCTCAACGGCGCCAGTGTCGGTACGGAGGCCAAGGACGCGCTCCTTGAGGACGCCGACTCCTACACCTGGGTCGCGGCCACGGTCGGCGCCCAGAACGCGGCCAGTTACCAACTGGCGACCGAGAAGCCGGTCATGGCGATCGGCGGCTTCAACGGCAGCGACCCGTCCCCGACGCTCGCGCAGTTCAAGCAGTACGTCGCGGAGGGGAAGATCCACTACTTCATCGGCGGCGGCGAGGGCGGCGGGACCGGTGAGGACGGCGGACGGATGGCCGGCGGCCGGATGGGCGGCGGCGGTGGTCCCGGCGGCAACTCGGAGATCTCCGCCTGGGTCTCGGCGACCTTCGAGAAGGTCACGATCGGAAGCGCCACCTTCTACGACCTGACCGCCGCGAAGTAAATAACCCCTATACAGCGTACGAGAGCCCTTGTACGGTGTACGAGACCTAGTCCCGTACACCGTACAAGGAGTCCTGCCCATGACGGCGAAGACCGCCGCGACCGAACCGACCGCCGCCACCGGCGGTCACCCTCAGCGCTGGCTGATCCTCGGCGTCATCTGCCTCGCCCAGCTCACCGTGCTGCTCGACAACACCGTCCTCAGCGTCGCCATCCCGTCGCTGACCTCGGAACTCCACGCGACCACCACCGACATCCAGTGGATGATCAACGCGTACTCACTCGTCCAGTCCGGCCTGCTCCTCTCGGCCGGCAACGCCGCCGACCGCTACGGCCGCAAGAAGCTGCTCGCGATCGGACTCGCGCTCTTCGGCATCGGCTCGCTCGCCGCCGGGCTGGCCGACTCCACCGCCCAGCTGATCGCCGCCCGCGCGGGCATGGGCGTCGGCGGCGCGCTCCTGATGACCACGACCCTCGCCGTCGTCATGCAGATCTTCGACGACTCCGAGCGGGTCAAGGCCATCGCGCTCTGGTCCACCGTGGCCTCCCTCGGCTTCGCCGGCGGACCGCTGGTCGGCGGCGTGATCCTGAACCACTTCTGGTGGGGAATGATCTTCCTGATCAACATCCCGGTCGCGGTCATGGCGCTCGTCGCCGTCCTCAAGCTCGTACCGGAGTCCAAGAACCCGCAGGGCGAGCGCCCGGACCTGCTCGGCGCGCTGCTCTCCACCATCGGCATGGCCGCCGTCGTGTACGCGATCATCAGCGGCCCCGAGCACGGCTGGGTCTCCGCGCAGGTGCTGGTTCCGGCCGCGATCGGGGTGCTCGGTCTCGGTGCGTTCGCGCTGTGGGAGCTGCACACCCCGTACCCGATGCTCGACATGCACTTCTTCCGGAACCAGAAGTTCATCGGCGCCATCGGCGGTTCGATCCTGGTCGTCTTCGGCATGGGCGGCTCGCTCTTCCTGCTCACCCAGCACCTGCAGTTCGTGCTCGGTTACGAACCCCTTGAGGCCGGGCTGCGGATGGCGCCGCTCGCGCTGACGATCGTCGGCCTCAACCTGACGGGCATCGGGCCGAAGATCGTCATGAAGCTCGGCACCCCGCCCACCGTCGTCCTCGGCATGTCCCTGGTCGCGGGCGGCCTCACCGCGATCTCGCTGCTCGGCGGCGGTACCGACGGCAGCTACGCGGGCATGCTCCTCGGCCTGGTCCTGATGGGCGGCGGCATCGCCGTCTCCTCGCCGGCCATGGCCAACGCGATCATGAGCTCCATCCCGCCGGAGAAGGCGGGCGTGGGCGCCGGCATCAACGGCACCCTCGCCGAGTTCGGCAACGGCCTCGGCGTCGCCGTCCTGGGCGCCGTGCTCAACGCCCGGTTCGCCGCGCTGGTCGCCGTCACCGCCAGCTCGCTCCCGGCCGCCCTGGCCGCCGCGGGCGGCGAGGCCGAGCGCCGGGCGATCTCCGAGGCCTTCGCCTCCGGGCTGCAGACCAGCCAGCTGGTCGGCGCGATCGCCGTCTTCGCCGGCGGCCTGGTGGCCGCGGCGCTGCTCCGGCGCGCCGAGCGGACGGAGAAGGCCCGGGCCGCCGAGCAGCCGGTCGCTGCCTAGCATGGTGTCGGACATCTGACAGACGGAGGAACGCGATGGTCAAGGCAGCCGATCGGGCCAAGAACCCGGCGCGTTCCAGCGTCTGGCTGGAGGTCAGGGAGCCGCGCAGCGGCGGCGGCCCGGCCGGGCTCGACCGGGACCGGATCGTCGCCGCCGCGATCCGGATGCTCGACGAGGAGGGCCTGGCCAAGCTGTCGATGCGCAAGCTCGCGGCCGAGCTCAACGTCACCGCGATGTCCCTGTACTGGTACGTGGACACCAAGGACGACATCATCGAGTTCGCCATGGACAGCGTGTACGGCGAGTTCGACCTGGCGGCGGTCGACGCCGCCGACGGCTGGCGCGACCGGCTCCGGGCGCTCGCCGTGGAGTACCGCACGATGCTGGTCCGCCACCCGTGGATGTCGCCGAGCGCGGGCCAGTACCTGAACATCGGCCCGCACGCGATGGAGGTCGGCGGCAAGATCCAGGAGGCGGTCAGGGACACCGGTCTGCCGAGGGACCGTCAGCCCAGCGCGACCTCGGCGGTCTTCCAGTTCGTCTACGGCTACGGAACGATCGAGTCCCAGTTCCGGCGGCGCGCGGCGGAGGCCGGGATGTCGCAGGACGAGTTCTACGTGGAGTCGATCAAGGCCTTCCGGGACGATCCGGGCTTCGCGGAGTCCCTCGGACCCGTGGCGGAGATCCTCGACGAGCGGGCCTCGCACGGCAGCGTCACCGAGATCTGGGACCGTGACTTCGACTATGCGCTGGAGGTCCTGATCGCCGGCATCGAGGCGATGGTTTCACGTGGAACGGCGACCGGCGGGACCAGGACATGACGGAGCGGCGGGCCGTCCCCTGCCCGCCGCTCCGTACCGGACCCGGCCGCGCCTCCGCTCGAAGCACGGCCGGGAGTCTTTCTAGGCCTCCTCGGAGGCCTTCGCCGAGCTGCTCTTCAGGGCGACCTCCTTGATGAAGAGCGTCACCACGAAGGCCAGCAGCGCGAACGGCGCCGAGTAGAGGAAGACATCGGCGACACCGTGGCCGTACGCGTCCTCCATGACCGTCCGGATCGGGGCCGGCAGCTTGTCCATGTCGGGGATGCCGCCGCCCGAGCCGCCCTTGCCCATGGCGCCCGCGGCCTTCGGACCGAGCTCGGCCAGGCCCTCCTTGACGTAGCTCGTGACCCGGTGGGCCATGACCGCGCCGAGCGCCGAGACACCGATCGCACCGCCGAGGGAGCGGAAGAAGGTGACGACGGAGGAGGCGGCGCCGAGGTCGGCGGGGGCCACCTGGTTCTGCGTGCAGAGCACCAGGTTCTGCATCATCATGCCGAGGCCGAGGCCGAGGACCGCCATGAAGAGCGCGATGTGCCAGTACGCCGTGTCGTAACGGATCGTGCCGAGCAGCCCGAGCCCGCCCGCGGCGAGCGCGCCACCGCTGACCAGCCACGCCTTCCACTTGCCGGTCTTGGTGATGACCAGGCCGGAGACGGTGGAGGAGATGAACAGGCCGCCGATCATCGGGATGGTGAGGACGCCGGACATGGTCGGCGACTCGTTGCGCGCCAGCTGGAAGTACTGGCTGAAGAAGACCGTGCCGGCGAACATCGCGACACCCACGAAGAGCGAGGCGAGCGAGGCCAGGGTGATCGTGCGGTTGCGGAAGAGGCGGAGCGGGATGATCGGCTCGCTCGCCTTCGACTCGACGAGGACGAAGATCCCGCCGAGCGCGAGTGCGCCGAGCACCATCGCGGCCGTCTGCCAGGACATCCAGTCGTACTTGTCGCCCGCGAAGGTGACCCAGATGAGGAGCAGGGAGACGGCGGCGCTGATGAAGAAGGCACCGGCCCAGTCGACCTTGACCTGACGCTTCACGACGGGGAGCTTGAGGGTCTTCTGCAGGACGACCAGCGCGATGATCGCGAAGGGCACGCCCACGTAGAAGCACCAGCGCCAGCCGAGCCACTCGGTGTCGGTGATGACGCCGCCGAGCAGCGGGCCGCCGACGGTGGCGACGGCGAAGGTCGCGCCGAGGTAGCCGCTGTACCGGCCGCGCTCACGCGGGGCGATCATCGCGGCCAGGATGATCTGCGAGAGGGCGGTCAGACCGCCGACGCCGATGCCCTGGACGACACGGCAGGCGATGAGCATGCCGGTGCTCTGCGAGAGGCCGGCGACGACCGAGCCCGCCACGTAGATGATCAGGGCTATCTGGACGAGCAGCTTCTTGGAGAAGAGGTCCGCGAGCTTGCCCCAGAGCGGGGTGGTCGCGGTCATCGAGAGAAGCGCGGCGGTGACCACCCACGTGTAGGCGGACTGGCCGCCGCCGAGGTCGGTGATGATCTGCGGGAGGGCGTTGGAGACGATCGTCGAGGACAGGATGGCGACGAACATGCCGAGCAGCAGCCCGGACAGCGCCTCCATGATCTGCTTGTGCGTCATCGGGGCGCCGCCGGAGGCACTGCCCCCTTGCTGGGCGCTCCCGCCGCGCACACCGGTCTCGGGTGTGGTGGTCGTAGCCATCAACTTCCTTCGTTCTCAAGCGTGGTGGGCCCGGCAGTCCCCGAAGGAATCGCGGAGGCGGGCGAGCAGGGTGGTGAGCAGTTCGACGTCTTCGTCGGACCACTCCGCGAGCGTGCGGGTGAGCATGTCGGTCAGCCGCCGGTCCAGGACGGCGAGCATGTCTTCGCCCGCACCGGTCAGGTGCAGGATGCGGGAGCGCTTGTCGGCGGGGTCGGGCAGTCGCTCGACCCAGCCGCGGTCCACGGTGTGGGCCACGTGCCGGCTGCTGACCGACATGTCGACGGCCATCAGCTCGGACACCCGGCCCATCCGCATGTCGCCGTGGTGGTTGAGCAGGGCCAGGACGATCGCCGATCCACTGGGGCACTCGGTGGGCAGGACGCGCGCGAGTCCGCGCTTGACCGCTCCGATGGCGCTCACCTGGCGGGCGAGGTCCTCGTATCGATTGCCTCTGTCCATCGGGCACTCCATAGATGTTGTTGCTTAGGGCAACCATAGAGATGGATGGTTGCTCCAGGCAAACTAAATCGGTCAAACGGCGCTAAAGAATCGGCAAAGGCGGATCGTCGGTGCCGGGGCTTGGGCCCCCCACCCGGACTTCGCTAGGGTCCTGGCCCATGGCACACAACCCCCAAGCACCGTACGGCCAGGGCCAGCCCCCGCAGGGACCCGAGGGCTACGACCCCGCCGGCAGCACCCAGATGTTCCGCGCCTTCGTGGACGAGGGCACCCCGCAGCGGCAGCAGCCGCAGGCCGCGACCGCGTCGGGCGGCCCCAGGGTCGGCCTCATCGTGGGCGTCGTCGCGGTCATCGTCGTCCTGGCCGCCGTCGCCTGGCTGGCCCTGGGCTGACCACTCCGTACCTCCACACGCCCGAGGTGGGCCGGATCCGCAGCACGCGGACCCGGCCCACCTTTCTCTTTCCGGCCGCCACGGGGCTGGCCTCAAGACCGACGGCTACGGCGCCACGGAGTCCAGCGCGGGCGCGAGGACGGCGAAGGCCTCCCCGATCAGCGCGTCCGGGTCCTCGGCGCCGTCGGCGGCCCCCTCCCCCTCGCTCCACCGGCGCAGTACGGCGTCGAAGGCGGCCAGTGCCATGCCCGCGGCGAGCCGGGGGCGGAGGTCGGCCCGGGGGTCGCGGCCCAGGCGGGCCGCCAGCTCCTCCGTCAGGTCCTCGCGCCACCGCTCCTGGTGCTCGAGGAAGCGGGCGAGCAGGGCGGGGGTCCGCAGGATCAGCCGGACCACCGGCAGGGCGCGCTCGACGTGCTCGCCGCAGGTGGTCAGGGGTACGGACACGGCGTGCCGGAGCGCGTCGGAGAGGGGCTCGCCGGCGGGCCGGGCGGCGAGGTCGGCGCGTATGTCGGCGCCCATGCCCGCGAGGAACTGGACAACCACGTCCTCCTTGGACGCGAAGTAGCGGAAGAAGGTCCGCTTGGAGACCCCGGCGGCGGTCGCGATCTCGTCGACGGTGACGGCGTCGAAGCCCTTGAGGGCGAGCAGCTGGAGGGCCGCCTCGGTGAGCTCGGTGGCGACGAGCTGGCGCTTGCGCTGGGCGAGGCTGACGGGGGCGGCGGGGCCGGGGCCGCCGGCCGCGGACGGAATCACGGAGGAACTCGCGGAGGAACTCACGGAGGAATGGTAACGCGGTGCCTTCGATGTCATTGAGAGCCCTTCATGACACCAAGACTCGCGCTTGACACTCGGTGACACAAGCGGCAGCGTGAGACGCATGACCAAGAAGCAGCGCTGGACCGCCGACCGGATCCCGGACCAGACCGGGCGGGTCTTCGTCGTCACCGGGGCCAACAGCGGCCTCGGCCTCGCCACCACACGCGAGCTCGCCCGCCGGGGCGCACGCGTGGTGCTCGCCGTACGGGACGAGGAGAAGGGTCGCCGGGCCGTCGAGGAACTGGCCGCCTCCGGGGTCCGTCCCGGGCTCCTCGACGTACGCCCGCTGGACCTCGCCGACCTCGACTCGGTCCGTGCCTTCGCCGACCGGATGCACGCCGAGCACACCCGCCTCGACGTGCTCGTCAACAACGCGGGCGTCATGGCTCCGCCGCGCACCCTGAGCCCCCAGGGTCACGAGGTCCAGTTCGCCACCAACCACCTCGGCCACTTCGCGCTCACCGGACTGCTGCTCGACCTGCTCGCCGCCGGGCGGGACCCCCGGGTCGTCGCGCTCAGCTCGATCAAGCACCGGCAGGGCAGCCTCCGCCTCGACGACCTCACCGGCGAGCGCGGCTACACGCCCATGGGCTTCTACAACCAGTCGAAGTTCGCCAACACGGTCTTCGGCCTCGAACTCCACCGGCGACTCACCGCGGCCGGCAGCCCCGTCGCCGCGGTGCTCGCCCACCCCGGCTACACGGCGACCCGGCTCCAGACCCGGGACACCTCGGGCCTCAAGCGATGGGTCTTCCACCACGTCGGCAACCCGTACGTCGCCCAGCGCCCGGAGCAGGGCGCACTGCCCCAGCTGTACGCGGCGACCGAACCGGGCGTGGTGGGCGGCGAGTTCATCGGGCCCGGCGGCATGGCCGAACTGCGCGGCGCACCGGTCCGCGTGCGGCCCACCGCCGCGGCGGCCGACCCGGAGACGGGCCGCCGGCTGTGGGAGCTCTCGGAACGCCTGACCGGGGTCGGCTTCCCGGTCACTGCCAGCTCGCGGTGACCTGCCGGGTGTCGATCCGCATGCCGAGCGGCACCCGCCAGGAGTCCACGCACACGGTGTACGTCTGCGTCCGCGCCGCCCCGGCGGCGATCGGGGCGGGCAGCGGCTGGCTGGAGGTGAGCGTCGCCCAGTCGACGCCGAGCGCCCCGATGACATGCGTGGCGAAGGTGACCGTGCCCGAACGGACCGCCGTGCCCCCGCTGTTCCGGAAGGTCACGGTCACCCGCTCGCACCAGCGCCGGTCGCCGTCCGCGAGCGCGGGCGCGGAGACGGTGAGGAGGGCGGGGCCGGGGACGGGTGGGGTCGTGGGCGCGGGGGTGGGCGTGCCGGTGCCGGGCGCGGGCCTTGAGGGCGCTGTGGGCGGCGTACGGGGCGGGGTGCTGCCGCCGGGCCGCGGGGCCGCGCTTCCGGTACCGGAGCCGCCGCCGGGGCTGCTGGAGCCACCGGAGCTACCGGAACCTTCGGAGCCGCCGCCCGAGCCGCCGGTCGTGGAACTCGGAGCCGTACCGGCCCCGGACCCGGATCCGGTGGCCGCACCCGAACCCGACCCTGATCCGTGCCCCGTACCCGTACCCGTAACTGATCCCGATCCGGGCCCCGAGCCCGTCCCCGGTCCCGTACCGCCCGGGGCAGGTGAGGGTGGTGCCGGTGGGGAGGGGGAGGACGTGCTGGAGGTGTCCCCGGTCGTCGTCGGCCCGTCCAAGGGCACCAGGGTGACCGCGCCCGACGGGGTGGCCGCGCCTCCGGGGGAGGGGCCCGCGCCGACCGCCGCGTACCCCTCGCCGTCTCCTCCGCCGCCGCAGGCGGTCACTGCGGTGAGCGCCCCGCCGAGGCAGAGCGCCACCGCCACGAGTCCCGGCTTCCTTCGCCTCATGACCCCCAGTCTGGCTGACGATCCGTCAGCAAGGGAGCCCTTCGGGGAAGTCAGTCCGCGATGAGGCCCTCGCGCAGCTGGGCGAGGGTGCGGGTCAGCAGCCGCGAGACGTGCATCTGCGAGATGCCGACCTCCTCGCCGATCTGCGACTGGGTCATGTTGGCGAAGAAGCGCAGCATGATGATCTGCCGCTCCCGGGGCGGGAGTTTGGCGAGCAGCGGCTTGAGCGACTCGCGGTACTCGACGCCTTCGAGCGCCGTGTCCTCGTAGCCCAGGCGGTCGGCGAGGGAGCCCTCGCCGCCGTCGTCCTCGGGCGAGGGGGAGTCCAGCGAGGAGGCGGTGTAGGCGTTGCCCACGGCGAGGCCGTCGACGACGTCCTCCTCCGACACCCCGAGCACGGCGGCGAGTTCGGTGACGGTGGGGGAGCGGTCGAGCTTCTGGGCGAGCTCGTCGCTGGCCTTGGTGAGGGCCAGGCGCAGCTCCTGGAGCCGGCGCGGGACGCGGACCGACCACGAGGTGTCGCGGAAGAAGCGCTTGATCTCACCGACGACGGTCGGCATCGCGAACGTCGGGAACTCCACGCCCCGTTCGCAGTCGAAGCGGTCGATCGCCTTGATCAGGCCGATGGTGCCGACCTGGACGATGTCCTCCATCGGCTCGTTGCGGGAGCGGAACCGGGCCGCCGCGTACCGCACGAGGGGGAGGTTGAGCTCGATGAGGGTGTCGCGGACGTAGGTCCGCTCGGGGCTGTCCGCGGCCGCGCCCTCGTCGTCCAGGGCGCGCAGCCGCAGGAACAGGGAGCGGGAGAGGGTGCGGGTGTCGAGGGCTCCCGACGTGACGGCCATCGGCGGCGGCGCGGTCGGGGCGCTCTCGCTGTCGGTCGCGGTCGGCGCCGTCGTCTGCGCGGGCACGGGAACGGGCGTGAGCGTGAGCACCTTCGAGCTGCCCAGTTCTGTGGACATGCCACCCCCTTGAGGTCGCGGACGGTCGCGGTGGCCGCGACCATCTGAGGAACGCAGCCTCCACCTGAATACCGGCGGCGGGGCTGCGGCAAACTCGGTTCCAGCAGAATGTCACATGTCGGCAACACGCTGTAGTGACTTGTCGACAAGGCGTAGGTGCATATCCGCAGGAAACAAGGGGTGTACGGCATTTGGGGCGCCGTGGAACTGCTCCGAACCGGTCTACCCGTTCCGGTTACGCCTCGATTCTGTTTGCGGATCTCAAACGTGCGAAGCTCCGGGCGAGGAGCCTTGACACATGCATCTGCGAGACGCCGAGTTCCTGGCTGATCTGAGACTGGGTCAGATTGCTGTAGTAACGCAGCATCAGAATCCGCTGCTCCCGCTCCGGCAGTTGGACGAGCAGGTGCCGGACGAGGTCGCGGTGCTCCACCCCGGCCAGGGCGGGGTCCTCGTAACCGAGCCGGTCGAGCAGCCCGGGCAGCCCGTCGCCCTCCTGCGCGGCCTCCAGGGAGGTGGCGTGGTACGAGCGTCCCGCCTCGATGCAGGCGAGCACCTCGTCCTCGCCGATCCGCAGCCGCTCGGCGATCTCCGCGGTCGTGGGGGAGCGGCCGTGAGCGGTCGTCAGGTCCTCCGTGGCGCCGTTCACCTGGACCCAGAGCTCGTGGAGCCGGCGGGGCACGTGCACGGTGCGGACGTTGTCGCGGAAGTACCGCTTGATCTCGCCGACGACCGTCGGCATGGCGAAGGTCGGGAACTGGACGCCCCGGTCGGGGTCGAAGCGGTCGATCGCGTTGATCAGCCCGATCGTGCCGACCTGGACGACGTCCTCCATCGGCTCGTTGCGGGAGCGGAAGCGGGCCGCCGCGTACCGCACGAGGGGAAGGTTGGCCTCGATGAGGGCCCCGCGCACCCGGTGGTGCTCCGGAGTGCCCGGCTCCAGGTTCTTGAGCTGCCCGAAGAGCACCTGGGTGAGGGCGCGGGTGTCGGCGCCGCGGGTGCTCTGGGGGCGGGGGCGCGGGGCCTCCGGGCCGCCCGCCTCGTGCTGGGGCGGGACCTGAGGTGCTGTACTGGCCGGCACGTTCACGCCACCCCTTTGGCTGGTCTTGCTGGTCGACTGGGTCAACTACGGTCAACTCATCCGTCAAAAGCGGTCATAGCATCACAAGACATGTCCACTGTGTGCAAGCACCGCATTGCCACGTGTTGAGGGCATATTGGCGGAAAAAGGGGAGGTCACGCAGGGAATCGCCCATGAAGAAGGCCCCCCACCTCGATGGCGGAGGGCCTGCGGGGCATTCGGTCGAACCCCGGGGCGTAACGGGCTAGAACGCGTAGTCCGCGATCACCCAGGTGGCGAACTCACGCCACTGCGCGACACCCGCCTGGTGCGCCGGGTGCTCCAGGTAGCGCTGGAGCGCGTCCGTGTCCTCGACCGCCGAGTTGATGGCGAAGTCGTACGCGATCGGCCGGTCCGT is from Streptomyces venezuelae ATCC 10712 and encodes:
- a CDS encoding ArnT family glycosyltransferase, producing MTSTSLAAPVGAAHAVPSRGGPLARVWRGRPEDAPWVRPAFLGLLAVTTVLYLWNLSASGYANSFYSAAVQAGGESWKAFFFGSLDAANAITVDKPPAALWPMALSVRLFGLGSSQILVPEVLMGVGTVAVLYAAVRRRFGAGAGLVAGVVLALTPVAALMFRFNNPDALLALLMTVAVYCVLRALEQDRGAARWLVLAGVAFGFAFLAKTLQAFLILPPLALVYVVCAPGGLGRRLGRLALGGLAMLVSAGWWVALVELWPASSRPYVGGSQNNSFLELTFGYNGLGRINGNETGSVGGGGGGGGGGRWGETGIARMFNDSIGGQISWLLPAALILLVAGLVVTWRAPRTDTARSAFLVWGGSLLITLAVFSFMAGIFHEYYTVALAPYLAALVGMGAAVLWEERTRLLASAALAVTVGGTAWWGWTLLGRTPEWLPWLRWAVLVAGAVAALGLLFAGRVDRRIGLGVAGLGLAAGLAGPFAYTLATLDSGHQGSIVTAGPAGGAMGGRGPGGGMRMMEGGGFPGGPGGQMPGGPGGPGGQAGRPGQGGGQPPNGQLPNDGQGQGQAQGQGQPQGQMPGGTPPQGMTRGEGFGGGGGGMGGLLNGASVGTEAKDALLEDADSYTWVAATVGAQNAASYQLATEKPVMAIGGFNGSDPSPTLAQFKQYVAEGKIHYFIGGGEGGGTGEDGGRMAGGRMGGGGGPGGNSEISAWVSATFEKVTIGSATFYDLTAAK
- a CDS encoding MFS transporter, producing MTAKTAATEPTAATGGHPQRWLILGVICLAQLTVLLDNTVLSVAIPSLTSELHATTTDIQWMINAYSLVQSGLLLSAGNAADRYGRKKLLAIGLALFGIGSLAAGLADSTAQLIAARAGMGVGGALLMTTTLAVVMQIFDDSERVKAIALWSTVASLGFAGGPLVGGVILNHFWWGMIFLINIPVAVMALVAVLKLVPESKNPQGERPDLLGALLSTIGMAAVVYAIISGPEHGWVSAQVLVPAAIGVLGLGAFALWELHTPYPMLDMHFFRNQKFIGAIGGSILVVFGMGGSLFLLTQHLQFVLGYEPLEAGLRMAPLALTIVGLNLTGIGPKIVMKLGTPPTVVLGMSLVAGGLTAISLLGGGTDGSYAGMLLGLVLMGGGIAVSSPAMANAIMSSIPPEKAGVGAGINGTLAEFGNGLGVAVLGAVLNARFAALVAVTASSLPAALAAAGGEAERRAISEAFASGLQTSQLVGAIAVFAGGLVAAALLRRAERTEKARAAEQPVAA
- a CDS encoding TetR/AcrR family transcriptional regulator; the protein is MVKAADRAKNPARSSVWLEVREPRSGGGPAGLDRDRIVAAAIRMLDEEGLAKLSMRKLAAELNVTAMSLYWYVDTKDDIIEFAMDSVYGEFDLAAVDAADGWRDRLRALAVEYRTMLVRHPWMSPSAGQYLNIGPHAMEVGGKIQEAVRDTGLPRDRQPSATSAVFQFVYGYGTIESQFRRRAAEAGMSQDEFYVESIKAFRDDPGFAESLGPVAEILDERASHGSVTEIWDRDFDYALEVLIAGIEAMVSRGTATGGTRT
- a CDS encoding MDR family MFS transporter, which encodes MATTTTPETGVRGGSAQQGGSASGGAPMTHKQIMEALSGLLLGMFVAILSSTIVSNALPQIITDLGGGQSAYTWVVTAALLSMTATTPLWGKLADLFSKKLLVQIALIIYVAGSVVAGLSQSTGMLIACRVVQGIGVGGLTALSQIILAAMIAPRERGRYSGYLGATFAVATVGGPLLGGVITDTEWLGWRWCFYVGVPFAIIALVVLQKTLKLPVVKRQVKVDWAGAFFISAAVSLLLIWVTFAGDKYDWMSWQTAAMVLGALALGGIFVLVESKASEPIIPLRLFRNRTITLASLASLFVGVAMFAGTVFFSQYFQLARNESPTMSGVLTIPMIGGLFISSTVSGLVITKTGKWKAWLVSGGALAAGGLGLLGTIRYDTAYWHIALFMAVLGLGLGMMMQNLVLCTQNQVAPADLGAASSVVTFFRSLGGAIGVSALGAVMAHRVTSYVKEGLAELGPKAAGAMGKGGSGGGIPDMDKLPAPIRTVMEDAYGHGVADVFLYSAPFALLAFVVTLFIKEVALKSSSAKASEEA
- a CDS encoding MarR family winged helix-turn-helix transcriptional regulator, with protein sequence MDRGNRYEDLARQVSAIGAVKRGLARVLPTECPSGSAIVLALLNHHGDMRMGRVSELMAVDMSVSSRHVAHTVDRGWVERLPDPADKRSRILHLTGAGEDMLAVLDRRLTDMLTRTLAEWSDEDVELLTTLLARLRDSFGDCRAHHA
- a CDS encoding TetR family transcriptional regulator, producing the protein MTSKAPRYHSSVSSSASSSVIPSAAGGPGPAAPVSLAQRKRQLVATELTEAALQLLALKGFDAVTVDEIATAAGVSKRTFFRYFASKEDVVVQFLAGMGADIRADLAARPAGEPLSDALRHAVSVPLTTCGEHVERALPVVRLILRTPALLARFLEHQERWREDLTEELAARLGRDPRADLRPRLAAGMALAAFDAVLRRWSEGEGAADGAEDPDALIGEAFAVLAPALDSVAP
- a CDS encoding oxidoreductase, with amino-acid sequence MTKKQRWTADRIPDQTGRVFVVTGANSGLGLATTRELARRGARVVLAVRDEEKGRRAVEELAASGVRPGLLDVRPLDLADLDSVRAFADRMHAEHTRLDVLVNNAGVMAPPRTLSPQGHEVQFATNHLGHFALTGLLLDLLAAGRDPRVVALSSIKHRQGSLRLDDLTGERGYTPMGFYNQSKFANTVFGLELHRRLTAAGSPVAAVLAHPGYTATRLQTRDTSGLKRWVFHHVGNPYVAQRPEQGALPQLYAATEPGVVGGEFIGPGGMAELRGAPVRVRPTAAAADPETGRRLWELSERLTGVGFPVTASSR
- a CDS encoding RNA polymerase sigma factor SigF produces the protein MSTELGSSKVLTLTPVPVPAQTTAPTATDSESAPTAPPPMAVTSGALDTRTLSRSLFLRLRALDDEGAAADSPERTYVRDTLIELNLPLVRYAAARFRSRNEPMEDIVQVGTIGLIKAIDRFDCERGVEFPTFAMPTVVGEIKRFFRDTSWSVRVPRRLQELRLALTKASDELAQKLDRSPTVTELAAVLGVSEEDVVDGLAVGNAYTASSLDSPSPEDDGGEGSLADRLGYEDTALEGVEYRESLKPLLAKLPPRERQIIMLRFFANMTQSQIGEEVGISQMHVSRLLTRTLAQLREGLIAD